The Methanococcus maripaludis genome has a window encoding:
- a CDS encoding ABC transporter substrate-binding protein, whose protein sequence is MFNPKILIISTIFLIVFSGCTEDNTGANNQVLTVGVCTDLAPTSYIEDGEFKGFEVELIYEISKRLDLQPEFIVYSFSGLLDAVSEGEVDCGIGYIGKTPERQLKMDFSRPYGYTYSTILVRSDSTCWNKMP, encoded by the coding sequence ATGTTTAATCCTAAAATTCTAATAATTTCAACGATATTTTTAATAGTTTTTTCAGGTTGTACTGAAGATAATACTGGGGCCAACAATCAGGTTTTAACTGTTGGGGTTTGTACTGATCTAGCACCAACTTCATATATTGAAGATGGGGAATTTAAAGGCTTTGAAGTAGAGTTAATATATGAAATTTCAAAAAGACTCGATTTACAACCTGAATTTATAGTATATTCATTTTCAGGATTACTCGACGCAGTTTCCGAGGGCGAAGTTGATTGCGGAATAGGATATATTGGAAAAACACCGGAAAGACAGTTAAAAATGGATTTTTCAAGGCCCTATGGATATACTTATTCTACAATACTAGTCAGATCGGATAGTACGTGTTGGAATAAAATGCCTTGA
- a CDS encoding transporter substrate-binding domain-containing protein: MKDSIEEYWLESLLKSMDFKIIIYENQNDINNDLLSGKIDSEVTDHITSLYLIQDYDTELKIVGDKFDIIYVAIAIDNANPELKRSIDDALLEMENDGSLVQLKEKWGIN, from the coding sequence TTGAAAGATTCAATAGAAGAATACTGGTTAGAATCGCTTTTAAAATCTATGGATTTTAAAATTATAATCTACGAAAACCAAAATGATATCAATAACGATTTGTTATCTGGTAAAATCGATTCGGAAGTGACTGATCATATTACTTCTCTTTATCTAATTCAGGACTATGATACTGAACTAAAAATTGTAGGGGATAAATTTGACATTATCTACGTTGCAATTGCAATTGATAATGCTAATCCAGAATTGAAAAGATCTATTGACGATGCACTTCTAGAAATGGAAAATGACGGTTCTTTAGTTCAATTGAAAGAAAAATGGGGTATTAATTAA
- a CDS encoding helicase HerA domain-containing protein: MVRINLGIGRADPTKKFGERTKRTLDLKNDEANHITLLGKSGYGKTTIMRGMIEEIYSSYSDAGIPPIIIVIERKVDTSKPKKVIEIYHEESEYLSSAKAHRKYGEGIWNYLEHYVKEIEKDKELKYGLMGDFAIGFPNILGKYTKMESDETKSLLGRHGLSPAAYPARRFVFRPRREIENIAFDNGPLTEAINSKLAYPDLAFEIIADMNNLGEQTRYSAILKNIWDISKIRDPKEVLLIAGSSETSNSGPSQTYLRIDETMNRLKTDVLFTGDIDNSFLTKLTNKKINILDFSQNSELETYEECLIFKLVVQHAINVAIKYRIPVFFVVDEVQNFMKDKNGKWAIDKILREGRSLCINLICATQYTDNLPKDILIGSSHIGIMGKLASNTDTKTLEKLIPDFKDVVDFDEPGSLSEWENMKRKLRFRGYFSYNKDFTEHIEYRQPQSL; encoded by the coding sequence GAACTTTAGACCTTAAAAACGATGAAGCAAACCATATTACGCTTTTAGGAAAGTCCGGTTACGGAAAAACCACGATAATGCGTGGAATGATAGAAGAAATTTATAGTTCATATTCAGATGCAGGAATTCCACCAATAATTATTGTAATTGAAAGGAAAGTTGACACCTCAAAACCTAAGAAAGTGATTGAAATTTACCATGAAGAGTCTGAATACCTCAGTTCAGCTAAGGCACATCGTAAATATGGTGAAGGAATCTGGAACTATCTTGAACATTATGTTAAAGAAATTGAAAAGGATAAAGAGCTTAAATATGGTTTAATGGGTGATTTTGCCATAGGTTTTCCAAATATTCTCGGAAAATACACAAAAATGGAAAGTGACGAAACTAAATCACTTCTTGGACGACATGGTTTAAGTCCTGCAGCATATCCTGCGAGACGCTTTGTGTTCAGACCTAGGAGGGAGATTGAAAATATCGCTTTTGATAACGGCCCTTTAACTGAAGCGATTAATTCAAAACTTGCTTATCCTGATCTGGCATTTGAAATAATTGCAGATATGAATAATTTAGGTGAACAGACCAGATATTCTGCAATTTTAAAAAATATATGGGATATTTCAAAAATTCGGGATCCAAAAGAGGTATTATTAATTGCAGGAAGTTCTGAAACATCAAATTCAGGACCATCTCAGACTTATTTAAGAATTGACGAAACAATGAATCGTTTAAAAACGGATGTACTGTTTACAGGCGATATAGATAATTCTTTTTTAACAAAACTTACAAATAAAAAAATCAATATTCTCGATTTTTCGCAAAATTCCGAACTAGAAACTTATGAAGAATGTTTAATTTTTAAATTAGTCGTTCAACATGCAATAAACGTTGCAATAAAATACAGAATTCCAGTATTTTTCGTAGTGGATGAAGTTCAAAACTTTATGAAAGATAAAAATGGAAAATGGGCAATTGATAAAATTTTAAGAGAAGGACGTTCTTTATGTATCAATTTGATCTGTGCGACACAATACACCGATAATCTCCCAAAAGATATCTTGATTGGTTCGAGTCATATTGGAATAATGGGAAAATTAGCATCGAACACTGACACAAAAACTCTTGAAAAATTAATTCCTGATTTTAAAGATGTTGTCGATTTTGATGAACCTGGAAGTCTTTCAGAATGGGAAAACATGAAAAGAAAACTTCGATTTAGGGGCTATTTTTCATATAATAAAGATTTCACAGAACATATTGAATACAGGCAACCACAGAGTCTGTAG